A genome region from Bacteroidetes bacterium GWF2_43_63 includes the following:
- a CDS encoding TIGR02391 family protein codes for MNFRHIATQIGDLLKYSTTVNEIDRLGQSVLKVDKEVFPNSAITSVRAHSLYNWVMSLAKTPLDSTERVKRLIKFCLELTPEEHIKTTIAFLEKNNCPYNLLYKDNLDEFLKRNFHSEVIKHSQKLFAQGNYFHSVFESAKAYNKDIKIKSQSDKDGQPLMLSVWGCDTGVLKVTACQSQSDKDFQDGIKFISGGIMSAIRNPTAHEPAITWPIDKQDCLDILSLISFLYRQLDKAVYYK; via the coding sequence ATAAACTTTCGTCATATAGCAACTCAAATAGGGGACTTGTTGAAATACTCAACAACGGTGAATGAAATAGACCGACTTGGACAATCTGTTTTAAAAGTGGATAAAGAAGTATTTCCGAATTCAGCAATAACTTCAGTTAGAGCGCATTCTTTATATAATTGGGTTATGTCTTTAGCAAAAACTCCTTTGGACAGCACCGAAAGAGTAAAACGATTAATTAAGTTTTGCCTTGAGTTGACTCCGGAAGAACATATAAAAACGACAATTGCGTTTTTAGAGAAGAACAATTGTCCCTACAACCTGCTTTATAAAGACAACCTCGATGAATTTCTGAAAAGAAATTTTCACTCTGAAGTAATAAAGCATTCACAAAAACTATTTGCACAAGGAAATTACTTTCATTCAGTTTTTGAAAGTGCAAAAGCGTACAATAAAGATATAAAAATAAAATCTCAAAGTGATAAAGACGGACAACCTCTTATGCTAAGTGTTTGGGGGTGTGATACTGGAGTCTTAAAAGTTACTGCTTGTCAATCCCAGTCAGACAAAGACTTTCAAGATGGAATTAAGTTTATTTCGGGTGGCATTATGAGTGCTATTCGTAATCCAACAGCCCATGAACCTGCAATCACTTGGCCTATTGACAAACAGGATTGCTTAGACATACTAAGTTTAATTTCATTTCTTTATCGACAACTGGACAAAGCCGTTTACTATAAATAA
- a CDS encoding phosphoadenosine phosphosulfate reductase yields the protein MKNIRHVLGISGGKDSAALAIYMKDKYPSLNIEYYTCDTGKELDETYELIRNLEIYLGKSIIKLQAAEGSNEAPFDHHLKMYGGYLPSSTSRWCTKKLKLEPFEKFVGSDPVISYVGIRGDEDREGYISRKPNIQSIFPFRRNIWSEDVIRKILANDNISKTVRIFKKITLSPNADRLLEIIKIPLTQNFTQLQKLNLLLETGVKEFNQIVFEYLKSTTYPLSNEVSFELIPNEDNLNRDDIFKILEESGVGVPSYYKKVDFEINDEVGQYSRSRSGCFFCFFQQKIEWVWLYEQHPDLFQKAMEYEKDGYSWNQEETLKDLINPDRIKKIKEDCFKRNLKVAKSKSPFLIDILNEDEGCASCFI from the coding sequence ATGAAGAATATACGACATGTGTTAGGAATTTCAGGCGGTAAGGATAGTGCCGCACTTGCTATTTATATGAAAGATAAATATCCTTCATTGAACATAGAATATTACACCTGTGATACAGGAAAAGAATTAGATGAAACATATGAATTGATCAGAAACCTGGAAATTTACCTCGGGAAAAGTATTATAAAACTTCAAGCAGCAGAAGGGAGTAATGAAGCTCCTTTTGATCATCACTTAAAGATGTATGGAGGATATCTGCCATCCTCGACATCCCGTTGGTGTACAAAAAAGTTGAAGTTAGAACCTTTTGAGAAATTTGTTGGGAGTGACCCTGTTATTTCTTATGTTGGTATAAGAGGTGATGAAGACCGTGAAGGCTATATTTCACGAAAACCGAATATACAATCAATTTTTCCTTTTAGAAGGAACATATGGAGTGAAGATGTCATTAGAAAAATTCTTGCTAATGATAATATAAGTAAAACAGTAAGAATATTTAAAAAGATTACCCTATCCCCAAATGCAGATAGACTTCTTGAGATAATCAAAATACCATTGACACAAAATTTCACACAATTGCAGAAACTAAATTTACTCTTAGAAACAGGAGTTAAAGAGTTCAATCAAATTGTTTTTGAATACTTAAAATCTACAACGTACCCGCTATCTAACGAAGTTTCTTTTGAATTGATTCCAAACGAAGATAACCTGAATCGTGATGATATTTTTAAGATATTAGAGGAAAGTGGTGTCGGCGTTCCAAGCTATTATAAGAAGGTTGATTTTGAAATAAATGATGAAGTGGGTCAGTATTCACGAAGTCGCTCCGGATGTTTCTTTTGTTTTTTTCAACAAAAAATTGAGTGGGTGTGGCTTTATGAACAACACCCTGATCTTTTCCAAAAGGCTATGGAATATGAGAAAGATGGTTATTCATGGAATCAAGAAGAAACGCTGAAAGATTTAATTAATCCAGATAGGATTAAAAAAATCAAAGAGGATTGTTTCAAACGAAATTTAAAAGTAGCAAAATCTAAATCTCCATTTCTTATTGATATTTTAAATGAAGATGAAGGTTGTGCTTCATGTTTTATATAA
- a CDS encoding adenine-specific DNA methylase — MSRSENQYELNKQIEDFIRGKDLMGESYSSDDISFIQQYEGSGGQGSKGASGEGVLYEFFTPDYIVELMWELAYRYGHDAKGSILEPGIATGRVIAPAPDKSRVTGIEINPVSARICQITYPKAKIHTGYFETAFLQPPRFTSKLKGNQLTWLEDYPFSLVIGNPPYGKHKNKYSSYFAAPKMQQIELFFLYYGLKLLKPGGLLIYITSSNFLRNGISYNHEKDSIGQLAELMDAYRLPAVFRFSEVPTDIIVLKRK, encoded by the coding sequence ATGTCCAGATCTGAAAACCAATATGAGCTTAACAAGCAGATTGAAGATTTCATTCGAGGGAAGGATCTTATGGGAGAATCGTATTCCTCTGATGACATTTCTTTTATTCAGCAATACGAAGGTTCTGGCGGTCAGGGAAGCAAGGGAGCCAGCGGCGAAGGTGTTCTTTATGAGTTTTTTACTCCCGATTACATTGTTGAGCTCATGTGGGAGCTGGCATATCGATATGGCCATGATGCAAAAGGAAGCATTCTGGAGCCAGGAATTGCCACCGGGCGAGTGATTGCCCCGGCGCCGGACAAATCGCGCGTCACGGGCATTGAAATCAATCCTGTGTCGGCAAGGATCTGTCAGATCACTTACCCCAAAGCGAAAATACATACAGGTTACTTTGAAACAGCCTTTTTGCAACCGCCCCGTTTCACAAGCAAACTCAAAGGAAATCAGTTGACCTGGCTCGAAGATTATCCGTTCTCTCTGGTTATAGGCAATCCGCCCTACGGAAAGCATAAAAACAAATACAGCTCCTATTTCGCTGCGCCCAAAATGCAACAGATAGAGCTGTTTTTTTTGTACTACGGGCTAAAATTGCTGAAACCCGGCGGGCTGCTTATCTACATCACTTCGAGCAATTTTTTACGAAACGGCATTTCATATAACCATGAGAAAGACAGCATCGGGCAACTGGCAGAGCTGATGGACGCATATCGTTTGCCTGCTGTGTTCCGCTTTTCGGAAGTCCCGACCGATATAATTGTTTTAAAACGCAAGTGA